A region of Arabidopsis thaliana chromosome 5, partial sequence DNA encodes the following proteins:
- the RGLG2 gene encoding RING domain ligase2 (RING domain ligase2 (RGLG2); CONTAINS InterPro DOMAIN/s: Zinc finger, RING-type (InterPro:IPR001841), Copine (InterPro:IPR010734), von Willebrand factor, type A (InterPro:IPR002035); BEST Arabidopsis thaliana protein match is: RING domain ligase1 (TAIR:AT3G01650.1); Has 2368 Blast hits to 2301 proteins in 208 species: Archae - 0; Bacteria - 31; Metazoa - 1318; Fungi - 57; Plants - 528; Viruses - 55; Other Eukaryotes - 379 (source: NCBI BLink).): MGTGNSKENWRQSSFRSTSASSASPSSSSWASQQSYPQYGAESYNYPPPPSYAQPPEYTQPPPPLYSTQPYSAPSYSAPPSQSYGSDNKKRLERKYSKISDDYSSLEQVTEALARAGLESSNLIVGIDFTKSNEWTGARSFNRKSLHFIGSSPNPYEQAITIIGRTLAAFDEDNLIPCYGFGDASTHDQDVFSFNSEDRFCNGFEEVLSRYKEIVPQLKLAGPTSFAPIIDMAMTIVEQSGGQYHVLVIIADGQVTRSVDTENGQLSPQEQKTVDAIVQASKLPLSIVLVGVGDGPWDMMREFDDNIPARAFDNFQFVNFTEIMAKNKAQSLKETEFALSALMEIPQQYKATIELNLLGRRNGYIPERFPLPPPMRGGSSSYNSPKPSRLPSFKPSVPPHPTEGYHVRSSPVPPPTSSASDNQLCPICLSNPKDMAFGCGHQTCCECGPDLQMCPICRAPIQTRIKLY; this comes from the exons aTGGGGACAGGGAATTCTAAAGAAAACTGGAGACAGTCATCGTTTAGGTCAACTTCTGCTTCATCAGcatcaccatcttcatcttcatggGCTTCTCAACAAAGTTATCCTCAGTATGGTGCAGAAAGCTATAATTACCCTCCTCCACCTTCTTATGCCCAACCTCCTGAGTATACGcaacctcctcctcctttaTATAGTACTCAGCCTTACTCTGCTCCGTCTTATTCTGCACCGCCTTCTCAAAGTTATGGTAGTGATAATAAGAAGAGGTTGGAGCGCAAGTATTCGAAAATTTCTGATGATTACTCTTCTTTGGAGCAG GTGACGGAGGCTCTTGCACGGGCGGGTCTAGAATCTTCAAATCTCATCGTTGGTATTGATTTCACTAAGAGTAACGAATGGACAG GGGCCAGGTCCTTCAATAGGAAAAGCTTACACTTCATAGGCAGTAGTCCCAATCCTTATGAACAAGCGATAACTATCATAGGAAGAACCTTAGCCGCCTTTGACGAGGACAACTTGATTCCATGTTATGGTTTTGGAGATGCATCAACACATGATCAAGACGTGTTCAGTTTCAATTCAGAGGATAGATTCTGTAATGGATTTGAGGAAGTACTTTCCCGGTATAAGGAGATCGTGCCTCAACTTAAGCTTGCAg GGCCAACCTCCTTTGCTCCGATCATCGATATGGCCATGACCATTGTTGAGCAGAGTGGTGGGCAATATCACGTCCTAGTGATAATAGCAGATGGGCAG GTTACAAGAAGTGTTGACACGGAAAATGGACAGTTAAGTCCACAAGAACAGAAGACGGTAGATGCGATCGTGCAAGCGAG TAAGCTTCCTCTATCAATCGTCTTAGTCGGGGTGGGGGATGGACCTTGGGACATGATGAGGGAATTTGACGATAATATTCCGGCCAGAGCGTTTGATAACTTCCAA TTCGTGAACTTCACAGAGATCATGGCAAAGAACAAAGCTCAATCCTTGAAGGAAACAGAGTTTGCCCTTTCTGCTCTCATGGAGATTCCTCAACAATACAAGGCGACAATAGAGCTTAACCTTTTAGG aagaagaaatggataTATCCCGGAGAGATTCCCTCTTCCGCCTCCAATGCGCGGTGGATCATCGTCCTACAACAGTCCAAAGCCTTCACGTCTTCCAAGTTTCAAACCGAGTGTTCCTCCTCATCCAACTGAAGGCTATCACGTAAGGTCTAGTCCCGTCCCACCCCCTACAAGCTCTGCTTCTGATAACCAG CTATGTCCGATTTGTTTGAGCAACCCGAAAGACATGGCCTTTGGTTGTGGCCATCAG ACTTGTTGCGAGTGTGGACCAGATCTTCAAATGTGTCCGATTTGCCGTGCACCAATCCAGACAAGAATAAAGCTCTACTAA